A DNA window from Gigantopelta aegis isolate Gae_Host chromosome 4, Gae_host_genome, whole genome shotgun sequence contains the following coding sequences:
- the LOC121369896 gene encoding glycine-rich cell wall structural protein-like, with translation MPDGLIGGATDGVIGEATDGVIGGVTDGVIGGVTDGVIGGVTDGVMGGVTDGVIAGATDGVIGEATDGVIGGVTDVVIGGVTDVVIGGVTDGVIGGDTDGVIGGDTDGIIGSDTDGGIGVANNGGIGGITDGGTGGITDGGTGGGTDGGTGGDSDGGIGGVTDGGTGGDIDGGTGGSIGRAADGGIGGDTDGVIGGAADGSIGGAADGGIGGAADGSIGGGIGVDTDGGIGGDTDGGIGGDTDGGIGGDTIGDIGGDTDGDIGCDTGGSVGGDTDGIVGGDTDSSVGGDNDGSVGGDTDGSVGGAFVMIFSLINGQIKDFFQSTITTSLCSISIMCK, from the coding sequence ATGCCTGATGGCCTCATTGGTGGTGCCACTGATGGTGTCATTGGTGAAGCCACTGATGGTGTCATTGGTGGTGTCACTGATGGTGTCATTGGTGGTGTCACTGATGGTGTCATTGGTGGTGTCACTGATGGTGTCATGGGTGGTGTCACTGATGGTGTCATTGCTGGTGCCACTGATGGTGTCATTGGTGAAGCCACTGATGGTGTCATTGGTGGTGTCACTGATGTTGTCATTGGTGGTGTCACTGATGTTGTCATTGGTGGTGTCACTGATGGTGTCATTGGTGGTGACACTGATGGTGTCATTGGTGGTGACACTGATGGTATCATTGGCAGTGACACTGATGGTGGCATTGGCGTTGCCAATAATGGTGGCATTGGTGGTATCACTGATGGTGGCACTGGTGGTATCACTGATGGTGGCACTGGTGGTGGCACTGATGGTGGCACTGGTGGTGACTCTGATGGTGGCATTGGTGGTGTCACTGATGGTGGCACTGGTGGTGACATTGATGGTGGCACTGGTGGTAGCATAGGTCGTGCCGCTGATGGTGGCATTGGTGGTGACACTGATGGTGTCATTGGTGGTGCCGCTGATGGTAGCATTGGTGGTGCTGCTGATGGTGGCATTGGTGGTGCTGCTGATGGTAGCATTGGTGGTGGCATTGGTGTAGACACAGATGGTGGCATTGGTGGTGACACTGATGGTGGCATTGGTGGTGACACTGATGGTGGCATTGGTGGTGACACTATTGGTGACATTGGTGGTGACACTGATGGTGACATTGGTTGCGATACTGGTGGCAGTGTTGGTGGTGACACTGATGGTATTGTTGGTGGTGACACTGATAGTAGTGTTGGTGGTGACAATGATGGTAGTGTTGGTGGTGACACTGATGGTAGTGTTGGTGGTGCATTCGTAATGATCTTCTCTTTGATTAATGGTCAGattaaagatttttttcaaAGTACTATAACAACTTCACTGTGTTCCATTTCAATCATGTGCAAATga